One region of Strigops habroptila isolate Jane chromosome 11, bStrHab1.2.pri, whole genome shotgun sequence genomic DNA includes:
- the HIP1R gene encoding huntingtin-interacting protein 1-related protein isoform X2: protein MNSIKSVPARVLSRRGGHSLEAEREQFDKNQAISISKAINTQEAPVKEKHARRIILGTHHEKGAFTFWSYAIGLPLPSSAILSWKFCHVLHKVLRDGHPNVLQDCQRYRSNIRETGDLWGHLHDRYGQLVSIYTRLLLVKISFHIKHPEFPPGLEVPDEVLEKTAGTDVNNIFQLTVELFDYLDWELKLSESVFRQLNTSMAVSQMSAVQCRLAPLIQVIQDCSHLYHYAVKLMFKLHSCLPADTLQGHRDRFHEQFRSLKNFFKKASDMLYFKRLIQIPRLPESPPNFLRASALAEHVKPVVVIPEEAPEDEEPENLIEISTASTVEPQVTSGIFDQTFGPPNGIRDDRDAQIESLKKEVDMLRAEMEKIKLEAQRYVTQLKAQVNSLEGEVEEQRKQKQKALVDNEQLRDELEKLQRVKQDSDRSQRLCAEAEKKATATEIRYTKLKEKHSELINTHAELLRKNADTAKQLTVTQQSQEEVARVKEQLAFQVEQVKREAEMKLEDQSLQMEQLRQELDARREELEQAQRSLSQAKQAGTELSAQVEALHAEKEVLRRSVSEKECELLSTRGLIEEKELQLSQEADKTSREIRELQGRLLEKSNQEQSLQQKLLDEQFIILQQTVREAEDILRDAVAKLDDPLHIRCISSPDYLLSRAQAALESTDALENGHAQCCGAGGGSGPLCTLDGRHHCEWQRHVPSGSH from the exons ATGAACAGCATCAAGAGCGTGCCGGCGCGGGTGCTGAGCCGCCGCGGCGGGCACAGCCTGGAAGCGGAGCGGGAGCAGTTCGACAAGAACCAG GCCATCAGCATCAGCAAAGCCATAAATACACAAGAAGCACCGGTGAAGGAGAAACATGCCCGAC GGATCATCCTGGGGACACACCATGAGAAGGGAGCGTTCACCTTTTGGTCCTACGCCATCgggctgcccctgcccagcAGCGCCATCCTCAGCTGGAAGTTCTGCCACGTCCTACACAAGGTGCTGCGCGACGGCCACCCCAAC GTCCTCCAGGATTGCCAGAGGTACCGCAGCAACATCCGAGAGACAGGGGACCTGTGG GGCCATTTACATGACAGGTACGGGCAGCTGGTGAGCATCTATACACGGCTCCTCCTTGTCAAGATCTCCTTCCATATCAAG CATCCCGAGTTCCCCCCGGGCCTTGAAGTGCCAGATGAGGTGCTGGAAAAGACGGCAGGGACAGATGTGAACAACAT CTTCCAGCTGACGGTGGAGCTGTTTGACTACCTGGATTGGGAGCTGAAGCTGTCGGAGTCAG TTTTCAGGCAGCTCAACACCTCGATGGCGGTGTCGCAGATGTCGGCGGTGCAGTGCCGCCTGGCCCCCCTCATCCAGGTCATCCAGGACTGCAGCCACCTTTACCACTACGCTGTCAAGCTGATGTTCAAGCTGCACTCCT GTCTGCCGGCAGACACGCTGCAAGGCCACCGAGACCGCTTCCACGAGCAGTTTCGCAG CCTCAAAAACTTCTTTAAGAAAGCATCCGACATGCTGTATTTCAAGCGGCTCATCCAGATCCCTCGGCTGCCAGAG AGCCCCCCAAACTTCCTTCGGGCATCCGCACTGGCCGAGCACGTGAAGCCGGTGGTTGTCATCCCTGAGGAAGCCCCCGAGGATGAGGAGCCAGAGAACCTCATTGAGATAAGCACAGCTTCCACCGTGGAGCCACAG GTCACCTCGGGTATATTTGACCAAACCTTTGGGCCTCCCAATGGCATTCGCGATGACAG GGATGCACAGATCGAGAGCCTGAAGAAGGAGGTGGACATGCTCCgggcagagatggagaagatTAAACTGGAG GCGCAGCGGTACGTCACGCAGCTCAAGGCGCAGGTGAACAGCCTGGAGGGAGAAGTGGAGGAGCAGCgcaagcagaagcagaaggcGCTGGTGGACAACGAGCAGCTGCGGGatgagctggagaagctgcagagggTGAAGCAGGACAGCGACAGGTCGCAGCGGCTCTGCGCTGAAGCAGAAA AGAAAGCCACCGCCACCGAGATCCGCTACACaaagctgaaggagaagcaCAGTGAGCTCATCAACACGCACGCCGAGCTCCTGAGGAAG AACGCTGACACCGCCAAGCAGCTGACGGTCAcgcagcagagccaggaggagGTGGCACGTGTCAAGGAGCAGCTGGCCTTTCAGGTGGAGCAGGTCAAGCGAGAGGCTGAGATGAAG CTGGAGGACCAGAGCCTGCAGATGGAGCAGCTGCGGCAGGAGCTGGATGCCCGGCgggaagagctggagcaggcGCAGCGCTCTCTCAGCCAAGCCAAGCAG GCAGGCACGGAGCTGAGTGCTCAGGTGGAGGCCCTGCACGCTGAGAAGGAGGTGCTGAGGCGGTCGGTGAGTGAGAAGGAGTGTGAGCTGCTCTCCACGCGTGGCCTCATCGAGGAGaaagagctgcagctgagccagGAGGCGGACAAGACCTCGAGGGAGATCCGAGAGCTGCAGGGCAGGCTCCTGGAGAAG AGCAACCaggagcagagcctgcagcagaagctgctggacGAGCAGTTCATCATCCTGCAGCAGACGGTGCGGGAGGCAGAGGACATCCTCCGAGACGCCGTGGCCAAGCTGGATGACCCACTGCACATCCGCTGCATCAGCTCCCCAG ATTACCTGCTCAGCCGGGCACAGGCAGCGCTGGAGTCCACGGATGCCCTGGAGAACGGGCACGCGCA ATGCTGCGGGGCTGGTGGGGGCTCTGGCCCTCTTTGCACACTTGATGGCCGACACCATTGTGAATGGCAGCGCCACGTCCCATCTGGCTCCCACTGA
- the HIP1R gene encoding huntingtin-interacting protein 1-related protein isoform X1, with protein sequence MNSIKSVPARVLSRRGGHSLEAEREQFDKNQAISISKAINTQEAPVKEKHARRIILGTHHEKGAFTFWSYAIGLPLPSSAILSWKFCHVLHKVLRDGHPNVLQDCQRYRSNIRETGDLWGHLHDRYGQLVSIYTRLLLVKISFHIKHPEFPPGLEVPDEVLEKTAGTDVNNIFQLTVELFDYLDWELKLSESVFRQLNTSMAVSQMSAVQCRLAPLIQVIQDCSHLYHYAVKLMFKLHSCLPADTLQGHRDRFHEQFRSLKNFFKKASDMLYFKRLIQIPRLPESPPNFLRASALAEHVKPVVVIPEEAPEDEEPENLIEISTASTVEPQVTSGIFDQTFGPPNGIRDDRDAQIESLKKEVDMLRAEMEKIKLEAQRYVTQLKAQVNSLEGEVEEQRKQKQKALVDNEQLRDELEKLQRVKQDSDRSQRLCAEAEKKATATEIRYTKLKEKHSELINTHAELLRKNADTAKQLTVTQQSQEEVARVKEQLAFQVEQVKREAEMKLEDQSLQMEQLRQELDARREELEQAQRSLSQAKQAGTELSAQVEALHAEKEVLRRSVSEKECELLSTRGLIEEKELQLSQEADKTSREIRELQGRLLEKSNQEQSLQQKLLDEQFIILQQTVREAEDILRDAVAKLDDPLHIRCISSPDYLLSRAQAALESTDALENGHAQYVASMADAAGLVGALALFAHLMADTIVNGSATSHLAPTDHADRLTETCRDCGQQSLDYLGKLKDKQTLGRAELGDVRRALRGVLQLAQELRPKSLDIKQEELGDMVEKEMASTSEAIEDAVRRIEEMMSQARNESSGVKLEVNERILNSCTDLMKAIRLLVMTSTNLQKEIVESGRGAATTQEFYAKNSRWTEGLISASKAVGWGATQLVESADRVVLHMGKYEELIVCSHEIAASTAQLVAASKVKAEKSSRNLGKLQECSRNVNEMAANVVASTKSGQEQIEEKDTMDFSGMSLIKLKKEEMETQVKVLELEKRLEGERVRLGELRKQHYALAGTYDAAEDGEAKPAPAPRRGILKKPPLAQKPGHGEPEQDAGLYPPHM encoded by the exons ATGAACAGCATCAAGAGCGTGCCGGCGCGGGTGCTGAGCCGCCGCGGCGGGCACAGCCTGGAAGCGGAGCGGGAGCAGTTCGACAAGAACCAG GCCATCAGCATCAGCAAAGCCATAAATACACAAGAAGCACCGGTGAAGGAGAAACATGCCCGAC GGATCATCCTGGGGACACACCATGAGAAGGGAGCGTTCACCTTTTGGTCCTACGCCATCgggctgcccctgcccagcAGCGCCATCCTCAGCTGGAAGTTCTGCCACGTCCTACACAAGGTGCTGCGCGACGGCCACCCCAAC GTCCTCCAGGATTGCCAGAGGTACCGCAGCAACATCCGAGAGACAGGGGACCTGTGG GGCCATTTACATGACAGGTACGGGCAGCTGGTGAGCATCTATACACGGCTCCTCCTTGTCAAGATCTCCTTCCATATCAAG CATCCCGAGTTCCCCCCGGGCCTTGAAGTGCCAGATGAGGTGCTGGAAAAGACGGCAGGGACAGATGTGAACAACAT CTTCCAGCTGACGGTGGAGCTGTTTGACTACCTGGATTGGGAGCTGAAGCTGTCGGAGTCAG TTTTCAGGCAGCTCAACACCTCGATGGCGGTGTCGCAGATGTCGGCGGTGCAGTGCCGCCTGGCCCCCCTCATCCAGGTCATCCAGGACTGCAGCCACCTTTACCACTACGCTGTCAAGCTGATGTTCAAGCTGCACTCCT GTCTGCCGGCAGACACGCTGCAAGGCCACCGAGACCGCTTCCACGAGCAGTTTCGCAG CCTCAAAAACTTCTTTAAGAAAGCATCCGACATGCTGTATTTCAAGCGGCTCATCCAGATCCCTCGGCTGCCAGAG AGCCCCCCAAACTTCCTTCGGGCATCCGCACTGGCCGAGCACGTGAAGCCGGTGGTTGTCATCCCTGAGGAAGCCCCCGAGGATGAGGAGCCAGAGAACCTCATTGAGATAAGCACAGCTTCCACCGTGGAGCCACAG GTCACCTCGGGTATATTTGACCAAACCTTTGGGCCTCCCAATGGCATTCGCGATGACAG GGATGCACAGATCGAGAGCCTGAAGAAGGAGGTGGACATGCTCCgggcagagatggagaagatTAAACTGGAG GCGCAGCGGTACGTCACGCAGCTCAAGGCGCAGGTGAACAGCCTGGAGGGAGAAGTGGAGGAGCAGCgcaagcagaagcagaaggcGCTGGTGGACAACGAGCAGCTGCGGGatgagctggagaagctgcagagggTGAAGCAGGACAGCGACAGGTCGCAGCGGCTCTGCGCTGAAGCAGAAA AGAAAGCCACCGCCACCGAGATCCGCTACACaaagctgaaggagaagcaCAGTGAGCTCATCAACACGCACGCCGAGCTCCTGAGGAAG AACGCTGACACCGCCAAGCAGCTGACGGTCAcgcagcagagccaggaggagGTGGCACGTGTCAAGGAGCAGCTGGCCTTTCAGGTGGAGCAGGTCAAGCGAGAGGCTGAGATGAAG CTGGAGGACCAGAGCCTGCAGATGGAGCAGCTGCGGCAGGAGCTGGATGCCCGGCgggaagagctggagcaggcGCAGCGCTCTCTCAGCCAAGCCAAGCAG GCAGGCACGGAGCTGAGTGCTCAGGTGGAGGCCCTGCACGCTGAGAAGGAGGTGCTGAGGCGGTCGGTGAGTGAGAAGGAGTGTGAGCTGCTCTCCACGCGTGGCCTCATCGAGGAGaaagagctgcagctgagccagGAGGCGGACAAGACCTCGAGGGAGATCCGAGAGCTGCAGGGCAGGCTCCTGGAGAAG AGCAACCaggagcagagcctgcagcagaagctgctggacGAGCAGTTCATCATCCTGCAGCAGACGGTGCGGGAGGCAGAGGACATCCTCCGAGACGCCGTGGCCAAGCTGGATGACCCACTGCACATCCGCTGCATCAGCTCCCCAG ATTACCTGCTCAGCCGGGCACAGGCAGCGCTGGAGTCCACGGATGCCCTGGAGAACGGGCACGCGCAGTACGTGGCCTCCATGGCAG ATGCTGCGGGGCTGGTGGGGGCTCTGGCCCTCTTTGCACACTTGATGGCCGACACCATTGTGAATGGCAGCGCCACGTCCCATCTGGCTCCCACTGACCATGCTGACC GGCTGACGGAGACGTGCCGGGACTGtgggcagcagagcctggaCTACCTGGGCAAGCTGAAGGACAAGCAGACACTGGGGCGTGCTGAGCTGGGGGACGTGCGGCGGGCGCTGCGGGGGGTCCTGCAGCTGGCCCAG GAGCTGAGGCCCAAGAGCTTGGACATCAAGCAAGAAGAGCTGGGGGACATGGTTGAGAAGGAGATGGCTTCCACCTCAGAGGCAATTGAGGATGCTGTCAGGAGGATAGAG GAGATGATGAGCCAGGCCAGAAATGAGAGCTCCGGTGTTAAGCTTGAAGTGAATGAGCG GATTCTGAACTCCTGCACGGACCTAATGAAG GCCATTAGACTTCTTGTAATGACATCTACAAACTTACAGAAGGAGATAGTAGAAAGTGGCCGG GGGGCAGCAACAACTCAGGAGTTTTATGCCAAGAACTCGCGCTGGACCGAAGGGCTGATCTCTGCCTCCAAGGCTGTGGGCTGGGGAGCCACGCAGCTCGT GGAGTCAGCAGACAGAGTTGTCCTGCATATGGGCAAATACGAAGAGCTGATCGTCTGCTCCCATGAAATcgctgccagcacagcccagctcgTAGCTGCCTCCAAG GTGAAAGctgagaagagcagcaggaacCTGGGCAAGCTCCAGGAATGTTCACGCAATGTCAATGAGATGGCGGCCAATGTGGTGGCTTCCACCAAGTCAGGACAAGAGCAGATTGAGGAGAAAG ACACCATGGACTTCTCAGGCATGTCTCTCATCAagctgaagaaggaagagatgGAAACACAG GTgaaggtgctggagctggagaagcgCCTGGAAGGCGAGCGGGTGCGCCTGGGCGAGCTGAGGAAGCAGCACTACGCCCTGGCCGGGACCTACGAtgcagcagaggatggagaggcaaagccagcaccagcccccagGAGGGGCATCCTCAAGAAGCCCCCGTTGGCTCAGAAACCTGGCCATGGGGAG CCCGAGCAAGACGCCGGCCTGTACCCACCTCACATGTAG